A part of Helicobacter himalayensis genomic DNA contains:
- a CDS encoding PAS domain-containing protein: protein MQDIDSIELDENALITSKTDLKGFITYCNQDFYKYSGYCEDELLYKPHNIVRHKDMPKAAFKLLWDYIQAGKEFFGFVKNRAKDGRCYWVFANVTPSIDAQGNIIGYYSVRRKPNPKALGIIEPLYQQMLAIEHSQSVQAGMLFLDKVCQDSQKTYNQLVFELQRNS, encoded by the coding sequence ATGCAGGACATTGATTCGATAGAGCTAGATGAGAATGCGCTTATTACTTCAAAAACCGACCTCAAAGGTTTCATTACTTACTGCAATCAAGACTTCTACAAATATAGTGGTTATTGCGAAGATGAACTTCTTTATAAACCTCACAATATAGTGCGTCATAAGGATATGCCTAAGGCAGCATTTAAACTTTTATGGGACTATATTCAGGCAGGTAAGGAATTTTTTGGCTTTGTGAAAAATCGCGCTAAAGATGGCAGGTGTTATTGGGTGTTTGCAAATGTGACACCCTCCATTGACGCGCAGGGCAATATTATAGGTTATTATTCTGTGCGCAGGAAGCCAAATCCCAAGGCACTTGGTATTATCGAGCCACTCTATCAGCAAATGCTCGCCATTGAGCACTCCCAATCCGTGCAAGCAGGTATGCTTTTCCTTGATAAAGTCTGTCAGGATTCCCAAAAAACCTATAACCAACTTGTTTTCGAACTACAAAGGAATAGTTAA
- a CDS encoding DUF4149 domain-containing protein, translating into MGNFKFLRFFESVYLLLVGVGIGAIITCVFSASVVFHAGDILNMPSLTNAESGKLMGGIFAKINYVFLIIAVAIIVFELLGMRIFRTSTLLTGLSGGISVIMILLFVLYYTPAILGARNFNAPEFQSIHFQSELCFKILFVSLIVLFISKCLKIAR; encoded by the coding sequence ATGGGAAATTTCAAGTTTCTAAGATTCTTTGAATCTGTCTATCTTTTGCTAGTTGGTGTGGGCATAGGTGCGATTATCACCTGTGTATTTAGCGCGTCTGTGGTGTTCCACGCTGGGGATATTTTGAATATGCCATCTTTGACAAATGCTGAAAGCGGCAAGCTTATGGGAGGTATTTTTGCGAAAATAAATTATGTCTTCTTGATTATTGCTGTGGCTATTATAGTTTTTGAATTACTCGGTATGCGTATTTTCCGCACTTCAACGCTCCTTACAGGTTTGAGTGGTGGCATTAGCGTGATTATGATTTTACTTTTTGTGCTTTATTACACGCCAGCAATTCTTGGGGCGAGAAACTTTAACGCACCAGAATTTCAGTCAATCCACTTCCAAAGCGAGCTTTGCTTTAAGATTCTCTTTGTAAGCCTTATCGTGCTTTTTATAAGCAAATGCCTAAAAATTGCACGATAA
- a CDS encoding methyl-accepting chemotaxis protein, producing the protein MRNVLFDIVLVGIGVIGGIVSAVLGLWWACALFGAVALIIFVRFVLARKDLYLLDSLKNVSVQYAQGKFEGRILHIKGTGVLVDICKNLNSFIDHLEAFLRETQTAIECSQRGEYFRYALKRGLEGTFAQNIINLNHALEKIEQNAKQSVTNALSKNLMNLNLNHQTHNLSEIAGELNEDISFMKKVNLNIHEIRNSSKESKETASILVGSIQRLSELIENNNALVEGFVQKSKDIDNVVSMISDIATQTNLLALNAAIEAARAGEHGRGFAVVADEVRKLAEKTQQATNQISVSMQIMQDEIQAIQDGSQQVSQIAQDSESKITAFNEVFGRVDTNSTSLESIFSQLAEGLVLSITKLDHISFKSKIYESLNTQRAIQADTLAPISLLVDDASMANIFDKRISRNEVARFKEDLLRPCSEALEDITRPITQENSEHIVNCVKTLENTSATLLKALKS; encoded by the coding sequence ATGCGAAATGTATTGTTTGATATTGTGCTTGTAGGCATTGGTGTAATCGGGGGTATTGTAAGTGCTGTTTTAGGCTTGTGGTGGGCGTGCGCGCTTTTTGGCGCGGTGGCTCTTATCATATTTGTGCGTTTTGTGCTAGCACGCAAAGATTTGTATTTGCTGGATTCTCTAAAAAATGTCAGTGTGCAATACGCGCAAGGAAAGTTTGAAGGCAGGATTCTGCATATCAAAGGCACAGGCGTGCTTGTAGATATTTGTAAGAATCTAAATAGCTTTATCGACCATCTCGAAGCCTTTTTGCGCGAGACGCAAACTGCTATTGAATGTTCGCAAAGGGGTGAGTATTTCCGCTACGCACTAAAGCGTGGGCTTGAGGGGACATTTGCACAAAATATTATAAATCTCAATCACGCCCTTGAAAAAATCGAGCAAAACGCCAAGCAAAGCGTTACAAACGCACTTTCAAAAAATCTTATGAATTTAAACCTTAACCATCAAACGCATAATCTTAGCGAGATTGCCGGCGAGCTTAATGAAGATATTTCATTTATGAAGAAAGTAAATCTAAATATCCACGAAATCCGCAATTCCTCTAAAGAAAGCAAGGAGACCGCAAGCATTCTTGTGGGCTCTATCCAGCGCCTTTCGGAATTGATAGAAAACAACAACGCTCTTGTTGAAGGCTTTGTGCAAAAGTCAAAGGATATTGATAATGTGGTGAGTATGATTAGCGACATTGCCACACAGACAAATTTACTCGCGCTCAATGCCGCGATTGAAGCAGCGCGTGCAGGCGAGCACGGCAGGGGTTTTGCGGTGGTGGCTGATGAAGTGAGAAAGCTAGCAGAAAAAACACAGCAAGCCACAAACCAAATTTCTGTTTCTATGCAAATTATGCAAGACGAGATACAAGCTATCCAAGATGGTAGCCAGCAGGTAAGCCAAATCGCCCAAGATTCAGAATCTAAGATTACAGCATTTAACGAAGTCTTTGGTCGCGTGGATACAAATAGCACTTCGCTTGAAAGTATTTTTTCACAGCTTGCTGAGGGGCTTGTGCTTTCTATTACAAAACTTGATCATATTTCTTTTAAATCTAAAATTTATGAGAGTCTAAACACACAGCGCGCGATACAGGCAGACACGCTTGCGCCAATTTCCTTGCTTGTAGATGATGCGAGTATGGCAAATATTTTTGACAAACGTATTTCACGCAATGAGGTTGCGCGCTTTAAAGAGGATTTGTTGCGCCCTTGCAGTGAGGCACTAGAAGATATTACACGACCAATTACACAGGAGAATTCAGAGCATATTGTTAATTGCGTGAAAACGCTTGAAAACACTTCCGCCACACTTCTAAAAGCGCTTAAAAGCTAG
- the rplQ gene encoding 50S ribosomal protein L17 translates to MRHNHGYRKLGRTSSHRKALLKNLSIALITYEKIETSVFKAKELQSYIEKLVSSARVEDLNTHRFVFAHLQDKAATKKLIAEIAPKYKERKGGYTRIQRTRLRRGDASQMAIIEFV, encoded by the coding sequence ATGAGACATAATCACGGGTATAGGAAGTTAGGCAGGACTTCTTCACACAGAAAGGCATTGCTTAAGAATCTAAGTATTGCACTCATTACATATGAAAAAATCGAAACAAGTGTTTTTAAAGCCAAGGAGCTTCAAAGCTATATTGAAAAGCTTGTGAGTAGCGCGCGTGTGGAGGATTTAAACACACATCGCTTTGTATTTGCACATTTGCAAGACAAAGCAGCGACCAAAAAGCTTATTGCTGAGATCGCGCCAAAATATAAAGAGCGCAAAGGTGGCTATACGAGAATCCAGCGCACAAGATTACGCCGTGGCGATGCTTCTCAAATGGCAATTATTGAGTTTGTGTAA